In the genome of Candidatus Parvarchaeota archaeon, the window GATACGGCTTTAGGGATTTTGCAAAAAACGCGAAAAAAATCTATGTCGATGTGGACGAATTTGAGCTTGCAAAGCCAAGCATGGATTCAGGCGGCCTGAAGATACGGTCGGATGCGGCAATTTTCCTTGAGGGGCTTTTAAGGCAGGCAAAAAATATGCCATGGCCTGCCCGCGAAAAGTGGCTTGCAAAGTGCGCAGGCTGGAAAAGGGACTATCCGACTGTGCTTGAGGAGTATATGGATGATGGCAAGGGGATAAACTCTTACCTGTTCACAAAGCGCCTGTCAGACCAGATGGGGAAGGATGATACGATTGTAGTGGATACAAGCTCGTCGTTCCATGTTGTGGCGCAGGCCTTTGAAGTGAAGCGCGGGCAAAAATACATTACAACAGGCGGCCTTTCCACAATGGGCTACGGGCTTCCTGCCGCAATAGGTGCGGCAAGCGCCAAAAAAAGCGGCAGGGTTGTCGCAATAATCGGCGATGGCTGCCTGCAGATGAACATACAGGAGCTGCAAACACTTGTCCATCACAAGCTGCCTGTGAAAATTTTCATCTGGACAAACAACGGCTATCTTCTTATTCGCCACACGCAGCGCAATTTCCAGGACGGGAGGCTGGTTGGCGAAAGCCCCAAGACTGGGATGAGCTGCCCTGACACGCAAAAAATTGCCAAGGCTTACGGCATAAAATCTATTATTGTCTCAAAAATCTCCGGGCTTGACGATGCCATTAAAGAGGCGCTTGAATCCCCAGGCCATGTCATATGCGAAGTAATTTCACCTGAAGACCAGCTTGTGATTCCTAGGGTGGCCTCTGAAAAACTTGCGGATGGGACAATGGTCTCAAAACCGTTTGACGACATGTTCCCGTTCCTTGACAGGCAGACATATATTAAAGAGACAACATTCCAAGATGATTGACTTTTGCGCAGGATTTGAGCGAGGTAGGCTGAAAGACGGTTGTGGATTACATGGGTAAAAAAAGCGTATTTCTGACTGGCGCAGGCGGGTTTATTGGCAGGAACATAACCGAGCAGCTTGGCAAAAAGTATGACATTACAGGCCCAAGCCACAGCGCACTTGAGCTTACTGACGCTGCCGCAGTTGAAAAATTCATTAAGTCAAACGATTTTGATATTGTCATACATGCTGCAAACACGGGGGGCACAAGAAAAACAGTGCAGATGCAAAATGTTGTTGAGGCGAACCTCAAGTCGTTTTTCAATATTGCAAGGTGCGCAAGCAGGTTTGGGAAGCTGGTACAGATTGGAAGCGGGGCTGAGTACGACAAAACAAGGCAGCTTGTCAGCGTCGGCGAAGGCGAATTTGACAGGATTGTGCCCTCAGACCAGTACGGGTTTTACAAATACGTGTGCGCAAGGCACATACAAAAATCCGAAAACATGGTTGATTTGAGGGTGTTTGGCTGCTATGGCAAATACGAGGACTATGAGATACGCTTTATCTCAAATTCAATTTGCAGGAAGCTGTTTGGCCTTCCAGTAAAAATCTCAAACAGGAATGTGGTGTTCAGCTACCTGCACGTTGACGACCTTGTAAAGGTGATAGACCACTTTGCCTCAAGCCATGACGCAGGCCTTGAAGAAAAGTTCTACAATGTCACACCTGACGAGAAAAACGACCTTGTTGGAATCGGCAGGGCAATCAACACGGTGGCAGGCGGCAGCCAGCAAATTGAGGTGGCAAATCCCGGGCTTGGAAACGAGTACAGTGGTGACAACACAAGACTGAAAAGCCTGATGAAGGGGCTGAAGTTCAAAAGCATGGAGCAGGGGATAAAAGAGCTTCACGGATGGTATTTGCAAAACAGGGGGCAAATAGAAAAAAGCAGGGTTTCAAAGGATTGGTAGGGAAACGTTT includes:
- a CDS encoding thiamine pyrophosphate-binding protein gives rise to the protein MEGKGGRGLVRVADYIAGFVAAQKASKVFMVVGGFSMHLTDAISRQQGVEYVCMHHEQACVMAAEGYARETGGMGVACVTAGPGMTNTLTGVISAHFDSSPVMVIAGQTKASVVKAQGIRQYGVQGFDSLPLFKTVAKYAVMIEDPNSVRYHMEKAAHLARSGRPGVVWIEVPLDVQPVMVDPETLAGYVPDDEGKEYAREVEKKLPQALELLSGSKRPLFLFGNGVRLSGCAKKAIEAAQAMHVPFLTSRLNIDMVESDHRLYVGRPGTYGQRAANFAVQGCDLLIVVGCRLSMSLTGYGFRDFAKNAKKIYVDVDEFELAKPSMDSGGLKIRSDAAIFLEGLLRQAKNMPWPAREKWLAKCAGWKRDYPTVLEEYMDDGKGINSYLFTKRLSDQMGKDDTIVVDTSSSFHVVAQAFEVKRGQKYITTGGLSTMGYGLPAAIGAASAKKSGRVVAIIGDGCLQMNIQELQTLVHHKLPVKIFIWTNNGYLLIRHTQRNFQDGRLVGESPKTGMSCPDTQKIAKAYGIKSIIVSKISGLDDAIKEALESPGHVICEVISPEDQLVIPRVASEKLADGTMVSKPFDDMFPFLDRQTYIKETTFQDD
- a CDS encoding NAD-dependent epimerase/dehydratase family protein, yielding MGKKSVFLTGAGGFIGRNITEQLGKKYDITGPSHSALELTDAAAVEKFIKSNDFDIVIHAANTGGTRKTVQMQNVVEANLKSFFNIARCASRFGKLVQIGSGAEYDKTRQLVSVGEGEFDRIVPSDQYGFYKYVCARHIQKSENMVDLRVFGCYGKYEDYEIRFISNSICRKLFGLPVKISNRNVVFSYLHVDDLVKVIDHFASSHDAGLEEKFYNVTPDEKNDLVGIGRAINTVAGGSQQIEVANPGLGNEYSGDNTRLKSLMKGLKFKSMEQGIKELHGWYLQNRGQIEKSRVSKDW